The Armatimonadota bacterium DNA window GCTGTGTGAGGCTGGGCGGGCGTTGCGACCTGGTGGCCGGCTGATTCTATTCGTGCCGTTTCTGTACCCGGTTCACACCGCACAGCGCGGCGAGACATTCACTGCCGACTACCTGCGCTGGACAGATCATGCGTTGGTGAACCTGTTGGTCGGTTCGGCAGGGTTTAGCGGGACGATCCAAGTTGCAGCGCTTGACCTGGGTCCATTCACGGCAGCGGTGAGCATGATCACGCCCCTGATTCGATGGGGGGCGCCGCGAGCCGCCGTCGCATGGTTCGCCTTGGCGCTGGACAGATTCGTTCGATGGGTACGTGGGGCGTCGCACAGCAAGGATACCAAGTGGGTCATCGGGTATTTTGTGCAGGCGACCAAATGAACGAGGTCATCCCCTACGGCCAGAACTGATACGGCACCCGCCCCGTCTGAATCGCAGCCAGCGCGATGATGCACATGGCGATCAGGATCGCGATGTAGTGGCCGAGCGTTAGGTCGTCGTGGTCATCGTGCACGAACTGGAGCTCCTCCCAGGGGAGATCACAGCTCTACCGACAAGAAAAACTCGCTGGCGGGCGCAGAGTAAGACAGATC harbors:
- a CDS encoding methyltransferase domain-containing protein produces the protein MNGNLLSAIYRGQSFARAWMNLRLGATTVDGLTVDLGTGGSHNFDLMRRSDSARVLTVDLWPEAGPDLVANLESPLPLASASVDNIMLLNVLEHIYGYEQLLCEAGRALRPGGRLILFVPFLYPVHTAQRGETFTADYLRWTDHALVNLLVGSAGFSGTIQVAALDLGPFTAAVSMITPLIRWGAPRAAVAWFALALDRFVRWVRGASHSKDTKWVIGYFVQATK